In the Lepidochelys kempii isolate rLepKem1 chromosome 3, rLepKem1.hap2, whole genome shotgun sequence genome, one interval contains:
- the PGM3 gene encoding phosphoacetylglucosamine mutase isoform X3: protein MNPGTGGLSRRAAESHVGSSWGSRQFPFIEMDFEAVAKYSALHLKPAGLSLQYGTAGFRTKAGHLDHVMYRMGLLAVLRSRQTKSTIGVMVTASHNPEEDNGVKLVDPLGEMLTSAWEEYATRLANAEEQEIQSILTEICQKEAVKLHEHASVFIGRDTRHSSEKLSQSVIDGVSALGGQYHDYGLVTTPQLHYMVCCQNTQEDYGKATVEGYYQKLSKAFGELTKQASSSEDDQMCLKIDCANGIGALKLKEMERYLPKKLLIHLYNDGTKEKLNHLCGADFVKVHQKPPLGLEIKPNERCCSFDGDADRIVYYYNDTAGHFHLVDGDKIATLISTFIKELLIQVGQTLKMAVVQTAYANGSSTCYLEETMKVPVHCTKTGVKHLHHKAQEFDIGVYFEANGHGTVLFSKAAEEKIRHMAKEEKENQKREAAKMLENTIDLINQTVGDAISDMLVIEAILALKGLTVQQWDAIYTDLPNRQLKVKVADRRVIDTTDAERRAVAPPGLQEKIDELVKKYRLSRAFVRPSGTEDVVRVYSEADTQENADSLAHEVSLAVYHLAGGIGEPPQPVC, encoded by the exons ATGAATCCGGGAACTGGGGGGTTGAGCCGTCGGGCCGCGGAAAGCCACgtcggcagcagctggggctcgcGGCAG TTTCCTTTTATAGAAATGGATTTTGAGGCAGTTGCAAAGTACTCAGCATTACACCTGAAACCAGCTGGACTTAGCCTTCAGTATGGAACTGCTGGATTTCGTACCAAGGCAGGACATCTTGATCATGTCATGTATCGCATGGGTTTGCTGGCAGTACTAAGGTCCAGGCAGACCAAATCTACTATTGGAGTCATGGTTACAGCATCTCACAATCCTGAA GAAGACAATGGTGTAAAATTGGTCGATCCTCTGGGTGAAATGTTGACCTCTGCCTGGGAAGAATATGCTACACGCCTAGCTAATGCAGAAGAGCAAGAAATACAGAGCATACTGACTGAGATTTGCCAGAAAGAAGCAGTGAAACTGCACGAACATGCCTCAGTTTTTATTGGTAGAGACACCAG ACATAGCAGTGAGAAACTTTCACAGTCAGTAATAGATGGTGTATCTGCTCTAGGTGGTCAATATCATG ATTATGGTCTGGTGACAACACCACAGCTGCATTACATGGTCTGCTGTCAAAATACTCAAGAAGACTATGGGAAGGCAACAGTGGAAGGTTACTACCAGAAACTATCCAAAGCTTTTGGGGAGCTGACAAAACAA GCTTCCAGCTCTGAAGATGACCAGATGTGTCTGAAGATAGATTGTGCAAATGGTATAGGAGCCCTGAAACTAAAGGAAATGGAACGTTACCTTCCAAAGAAGCTGCTAATTCACCTATATAATGATGGAACCAAAGAGAAACTCAATCATTTATGCGGTGCAGACTTTGTGAAAGTTCATCAGAAACCTCCTCTAG GACTAGAAATCAAACCTAACGAAAGATGCTGCTCATTTGATGGAGATGCAGACAGAATTGTTTATTACTATAATGATACTGCTGGCCATTTTCATCTTGTGGATGGAGATAAAATAGCAACTTTAATTAGCACGTTCATTAAAGAACTTCTTATCCAG GTAGGACAAACTCTAAAGATGGCAGTGGTACAAACAGCATATGCTAATGGGAGCTCTACATGTTATCTTGAGGAAACCATGAAG GTGCCTGTTCATTGTACCAAAACAGGAGTAAAGCATTTACATCACAAGGCCCAGGAATTTGACATTGGAGTTTACTTTGAGGCAAATGGACATGGAACA GTATTATTTAGTAAAGCTGCTGAAGAGAAAATAAGACACATggcaaaagaagaaaaggagaatcAAAAAAGAGAAGCTGCGAAGATGCTTGAAAATACCATTGACCTGATTAATCAA ACTGTGGGTGATGCCATCTCAGACATGCTAGTGATTGAAGCAATCTTGGCTCTAAAGGGTCTGACAGTGCAACAGTGGGATGCCATTTACACAGATCTTCCCAACCGACAGCTGAAAGTTAAG GTTGCAGACAGACGAGTCATTGACACAACAGATGCTGAGAGACGTGCAGTTGCACCCCCAGGACTACAAGAAAAAATTGATGAACTTGTAAAGAAGTACAGACTGTCACGAGCTTTTGTCCGCCCATCAGGAACAGAAGATGTAGTGCGTGTATACTCTGAAGCAGACACACAG GAGAATGCAGATTCCCTCGCGCATGAAGTAAGCCTTGCTGTTTACCATCTAGCTGGTGGAATAGGAGAACCACCTCAGCCTGTATGTTGA
- the PGM3 gene encoding phosphoacetylglucosamine mutase isoform X2: MFVPISKICLNGEPKKRSYPGKPGHMFPFIEMDFEAVAKYSALHLKPAGLSLQYGTAGFRTKAGHLDHVMYRMGLLAVLRSRQTKSTIGVMVTASHNPEEDNGVKLVDPLGEMLTSAWEEYATRLANAEEQEIQSILTEICQKEAVKLHEHASVFIGRDTRHSSEKLSQSVIDGVSALGGQYHDYGLVTTPQLHYMVCCQNTQEDYGKATVEGYYQKLSKAFGELTKQASSSEDDQMCLKIDCANGIGALKLKEMERYLPKKLLIHLYNDGTKEKLNHLCGADFVKVHQKPPLGLEIKPNERCCSFDGDADRIVYYYNDTAGHFHLVDGDKIATLISTFIKELLIQVGQTLKMAVVQTAYANGSSTCYLEETMKVPVHCTKTGVKHLHHKAQEFDIGVYFEANGHGTVLFSKAAEEKIRHMAKEEKENQKREAAKMLENTIDLINQTVGDAISDMLVIEAILALKGLTVQQWDAIYTDLPNRQLKVKVADRRVIDTTDAERRAVAPPGLQEKIDELVKKYRLSRAFVRPSGTEDVVRVYSEADTQENADSLAHEVSLAVYHLAGGIGEPPQPVC; encoded by the exons ATGTTTGTTCCTATTTCAAAAATTTGCTTGAATGGAGAACCAAAAAAGAGGTCATATCCAGGAAAACCTGGACATATG TTTCCTTTTATAGAAATGGATTTTGAGGCAGTTGCAAAGTACTCAGCATTACACCTGAAACCAGCTGGACTTAGCCTTCAGTATGGAACTGCTGGATTTCGTACCAAGGCAGGACATCTTGATCATGTCATGTATCGCATGGGTTTGCTGGCAGTACTAAGGTCCAGGCAGACCAAATCTACTATTGGAGTCATGGTTACAGCATCTCACAATCCTGAA GAAGACAATGGTGTAAAATTGGTCGATCCTCTGGGTGAAATGTTGACCTCTGCCTGGGAAGAATATGCTACACGCCTAGCTAATGCAGAAGAGCAAGAAATACAGAGCATACTGACTGAGATTTGCCAGAAAGAAGCAGTGAAACTGCACGAACATGCCTCAGTTTTTATTGGTAGAGACACCAG ACATAGCAGTGAGAAACTTTCACAGTCAGTAATAGATGGTGTATCTGCTCTAGGTGGTCAATATCATG ATTATGGTCTGGTGACAACACCACAGCTGCATTACATGGTCTGCTGTCAAAATACTCAAGAAGACTATGGGAAGGCAACAGTGGAAGGTTACTACCAGAAACTATCCAAAGCTTTTGGGGAGCTGACAAAACAA GCTTCCAGCTCTGAAGATGACCAGATGTGTCTGAAGATAGATTGTGCAAATGGTATAGGAGCCCTGAAACTAAAGGAAATGGAACGTTACCTTCCAAAGAAGCTGCTAATTCACCTATATAATGATGGAACCAAAGAGAAACTCAATCATTTATGCGGTGCAGACTTTGTGAAAGTTCATCAGAAACCTCCTCTAG GACTAGAAATCAAACCTAACGAAAGATGCTGCTCATTTGATGGAGATGCAGACAGAATTGTTTATTACTATAATGATACTGCTGGCCATTTTCATCTTGTGGATGGAGATAAAATAGCAACTTTAATTAGCACGTTCATTAAAGAACTTCTTATCCAG GTAGGACAAACTCTAAAGATGGCAGTGGTACAAACAGCATATGCTAATGGGAGCTCTACATGTTATCTTGAGGAAACCATGAAG GTGCCTGTTCATTGTACCAAAACAGGAGTAAAGCATTTACATCACAAGGCCCAGGAATTTGACATTGGAGTTTACTTTGAGGCAAATGGACATGGAACA GTATTATTTAGTAAAGCTGCTGAAGAGAAAATAAGACACATggcaaaagaagaaaaggagaatcAAAAAAGAGAAGCTGCGAAGATGCTTGAAAATACCATTGACCTGATTAATCAA ACTGTGGGTGATGCCATCTCAGACATGCTAGTGATTGAAGCAATCTTGGCTCTAAAGGGTCTGACAGTGCAACAGTGGGATGCCATTTACACAGATCTTCCCAACCGACAGCTGAAAGTTAAG GTTGCAGACAGACGAGTCATTGACACAACAGATGCTGAGAGACGTGCAGTTGCACCCCCAGGACTACAAGAAAAAATTGATGAACTTGTAAAGAAGTACAGACTGTCACGAGCTTTTGTCCGCCCATCAGGAACAGAAGATGTAGTGCGTGTATACTCTGAAGCAGACACACAG GAGAATGCAGATTCCCTCGCGCATGAAGTAAGCCTTGCTGTTTACCATCTAGCTGGTGGAATAGGAGAACCACCTCAGCCTGTATGTTGA
- the PGM3 gene encoding phosphoacetylglucosamine mutase isoform X1 produces MNPGTGGLSRRAAESHVGSSWGSRQNLLSAHGVGAWGRAGRWQYPVVPPSPLCRCWLQRCLQSWAPGQHPPFPGRPTPKAREKDEQGKMKDVCSYFKNLLEWRTKKEVISRKTWTYEMDFEAVAKYSALHLKPAGLSLQYGTAGFRTKAGHLDHVMYRMGLLAVLRSRQTKSTIGVMVTASHNPEEDNGVKLVDPLGEMLTSAWEEYATRLANAEEQEIQSILTEICQKEAVKLHEHASVFIGRDTRHSSEKLSQSVIDGVSALGGQYHDYGLVTTPQLHYMVCCQNTQEDYGKATVEGYYQKLSKAFGELTKQASSSEDDQMCLKIDCANGIGALKLKEMERYLPKKLLIHLYNDGTKEKLNHLCGADFVKVHQKPPLGLEIKPNERCCSFDGDADRIVYYYNDTAGHFHLVDGDKIATLISTFIKELLIQVGQTLKMAVVQTAYANGSSTCYLEETMKVPVHCTKTGVKHLHHKAQEFDIGVYFEANGHGTVLFSKAAEEKIRHMAKEEKENQKREAAKMLENTIDLINQTVGDAISDMLVIEAILALKGLTVQQWDAIYTDLPNRQLKVKVADRRVIDTTDAERRAVAPPGLQEKIDELVKKYRLSRAFVRPSGTEDVVRVYSEADTQENADSLAHEVSLAVYHLAGGIGEPPQPVC; encoded by the exons ATGAATCCGGGAACTGGGGGGTTGAGCCGTCGGGCCGCGGAAAGCCACgtcggcagcagctggggctcgcGGCAG AACCTGCTGAGcgcccatggagtcggtgcctgggggagggcaggaaggtGGCAATACCCTGTCGTGCCACCCTCACCTCTGTGCCGCTGCTGGctgcagcgctgccttcagagctgggcccccggCCAGCACCCGCCGTTCCCTGGCCGGCCCACTCCGAAGGCAAGGGAAAAGGATGAGCAAGGGAAAATGAAGGATGTTTGTTCCTATTTCAAAAATTTGCTTGAATGGAGAACCAAAAAAGAGGTCATATCCAGGAAAACCTGGACATATG AAATGGATTTTGAGGCAGTTGCAAAGTACTCAGCATTACACCTGAAACCAGCTGGACTTAGCCTTCAGTATGGAACTGCTGGATTTCGTACCAAGGCAGGACATCTTGATCATGTCATGTATCGCATGGGTTTGCTGGCAGTACTAAGGTCCAGGCAGACCAAATCTACTATTGGAGTCATGGTTACAGCATCTCACAATCCTGAA GAAGACAATGGTGTAAAATTGGTCGATCCTCTGGGTGAAATGTTGACCTCTGCCTGGGAAGAATATGCTACACGCCTAGCTAATGCAGAAGAGCAAGAAATACAGAGCATACTGACTGAGATTTGCCAGAAAGAAGCAGTGAAACTGCACGAACATGCCTCAGTTTTTATTGGTAGAGACACCAG ACATAGCAGTGAGAAACTTTCACAGTCAGTAATAGATGGTGTATCTGCTCTAGGTGGTCAATATCATG ATTATGGTCTGGTGACAACACCACAGCTGCATTACATGGTCTGCTGTCAAAATACTCAAGAAGACTATGGGAAGGCAACAGTGGAAGGTTACTACCAGAAACTATCCAAAGCTTTTGGGGAGCTGACAAAACAA GCTTCCAGCTCTGAAGATGACCAGATGTGTCTGAAGATAGATTGTGCAAATGGTATAGGAGCCCTGAAACTAAAGGAAATGGAACGTTACCTTCCAAAGAAGCTGCTAATTCACCTATATAATGATGGAACCAAAGAGAAACTCAATCATTTATGCGGTGCAGACTTTGTGAAAGTTCATCAGAAACCTCCTCTAG GACTAGAAATCAAACCTAACGAAAGATGCTGCTCATTTGATGGAGATGCAGACAGAATTGTTTATTACTATAATGATACTGCTGGCCATTTTCATCTTGTGGATGGAGATAAAATAGCAACTTTAATTAGCACGTTCATTAAAGAACTTCTTATCCAG GTAGGACAAACTCTAAAGATGGCAGTGGTACAAACAGCATATGCTAATGGGAGCTCTACATGTTATCTTGAGGAAACCATGAAG GTGCCTGTTCATTGTACCAAAACAGGAGTAAAGCATTTACATCACAAGGCCCAGGAATTTGACATTGGAGTTTACTTTGAGGCAAATGGACATGGAACA GTATTATTTAGTAAAGCTGCTGAAGAGAAAATAAGACACATggcaaaagaagaaaaggagaatcAAAAAAGAGAAGCTGCGAAGATGCTTGAAAATACCATTGACCTGATTAATCAA ACTGTGGGTGATGCCATCTCAGACATGCTAGTGATTGAAGCAATCTTGGCTCTAAAGGGTCTGACAGTGCAACAGTGGGATGCCATTTACACAGATCTTCCCAACCGACAGCTGAAAGTTAAG GTTGCAGACAGACGAGTCATTGACACAACAGATGCTGAGAGACGTGCAGTTGCACCCCCAGGACTACAAGAAAAAATTGATGAACTTGTAAAGAAGTACAGACTGTCACGAGCTTTTGTCCGCCCATCAGGAACAGAAGATGTAGTGCGTGTATACTCTGAAGCAGACACACAG GAGAATGCAGATTCCCTCGCGCATGAAGTAAGCCTTGCTGTTTACCATCTAGCTGGTGGAATAGGAGAACCACCTCAGCCTGTATGTTGA
- the PGM3 gene encoding phosphoacetylglucosamine mutase isoform X5, translated as MDFEAVAKYSALHLKPAGLSLQYGTAGFRTKAGHLDHVMYRMGLLAVLRSRQTKSTIGVMVTASHNPEEDNGVKLVDPLGEMLTSAWEEYATRLANAEEQEIQSILTEICQKEAVKLHEHASVFIGRDTRHSSEKLSQSVIDGVSALGGQYHDYGLVTTPQLHYMVCCQNTQEDYGKATVEGYYQKLSKAFGELTKQASSSEDDQMCLKIDCANGIGALKLKEMERYLPKKLLIHLYNDGTKEKLNHLCGADFVKVHQKPPLGLEIKPNERCCSFDGDADRIVYYYNDTAGHFHLVDGDKIATLISTFIKELLIQVGQTLKMAVVQTAYANGSSTCYLEETMKVPVHCTKTGVKHLHHKAQEFDIGVYFEANGHGTVLFSKAAEEKIRHMAKEEKENQKREAAKMLENTIDLINQTVGDAISDMLVIEAILALKGLTVQQWDAIYTDLPNRQLKVKVADRRVIDTTDAERRAVAPPGLQEKIDELVKKYRLSRAFVRPSGTEDVVRVYSEADTQENADSLAHEVSLAVYHLAGGIGEPPQPVC; from the exons ATGGATTTTGAGGCAGTTGCAAAGTACTCAGCATTACACCTGAAACCAGCTGGACTTAGCCTTCAGTATGGAACTGCTGGATTTCGTACCAAGGCAGGACATCTTGATCATGTCATGTATCGCATGGGTTTGCTGGCAGTACTAAGGTCCAGGCAGACCAAATCTACTATTGGAGTCATGGTTACAGCATCTCACAATCCTGAA GAAGACAATGGTGTAAAATTGGTCGATCCTCTGGGTGAAATGTTGACCTCTGCCTGGGAAGAATATGCTACACGCCTAGCTAATGCAGAAGAGCAAGAAATACAGAGCATACTGACTGAGATTTGCCAGAAAGAAGCAGTGAAACTGCACGAACATGCCTCAGTTTTTATTGGTAGAGACACCAG ACATAGCAGTGAGAAACTTTCACAGTCAGTAATAGATGGTGTATCTGCTCTAGGTGGTCAATATCATG ATTATGGTCTGGTGACAACACCACAGCTGCATTACATGGTCTGCTGTCAAAATACTCAAGAAGACTATGGGAAGGCAACAGTGGAAGGTTACTACCAGAAACTATCCAAAGCTTTTGGGGAGCTGACAAAACAA GCTTCCAGCTCTGAAGATGACCAGATGTGTCTGAAGATAGATTGTGCAAATGGTATAGGAGCCCTGAAACTAAAGGAAATGGAACGTTACCTTCCAAAGAAGCTGCTAATTCACCTATATAATGATGGAACCAAAGAGAAACTCAATCATTTATGCGGTGCAGACTTTGTGAAAGTTCATCAGAAACCTCCTCTAG GACTAGAAATCAAACCTAACGAAAGATGCTGCTCATTTGATGGAGATGCAGACAGAATTGTTTATTACTATAATGATACTGCTGGCCATTTTCATCTTGTGGATGGAGATAAAATAGCAACTTTAATTAGCACGTTCATTAAAGAACTTCTTATCCAG GTAGGACAAACTCTAAAGATGGCAGTGGTACAAACAGCATATGCTAATGGGAGCTCTACATGTTATCTTGAGGAAACCATGAAG GTGCCTGTTCATTGTACCAAAACAGGAGTAAAGCATTTACATCACAAGGCCCAGGAATTTGACATTGGAGTTTACTTTGAGGCAAATGGACATGGAACA GTATTATTTAGTAAAGCTGCTGAAGAGAAAATAAGACACATggcaaaagaagaaaaggagaatcAAAAAAGAGAAGCTGCGAAGATGCTTGAAAATACCATTGACCTGATTAATCAA ACTGTGGGTGATGCCATCTCAGACATGCTAGTGATTGAAGCAATCTTGGCTCTAAAGGGTCTGACAGTGCAACAGTGGGATGCCATTTACACAGATCTTCCCAACCGACAGCTGAAAGTTAAG GTTGCAGACAGACGAGTCATTGACACAACAGATGCTGAGAGACGTGCAGTTGCACCCCCAGGACTACAAGAAAAAATTGATGAACTTGTAAAGAAGTACAGACTGTCACGAGCTTTTGTCCGCCCATCAGGAACAGAAGATGTAGTGCGTGTATACTCTGAAGCAGACACACAG GAGAATGCAGATTCCCTCGCGCATGAAGTAAGCCTTGCTGTTTACCATCTAGCTGGTGGAATAGGAGAACCACCTCAGCCTGTATGTTGA
- the PGM3 gene encoding phosphoacetylglucosamine mutase isoform X4 — MNPGTGGLSRRAAESHVGSSWGSRQNLLSAHGVGAWGRAGRWQYPVVPPSPLCRCWLQRCLQSWAPGQHPPFPGRPTPKAREKDEQGKMKDVCSYFKNLLEWRTKKEVISRKTWTYEMDFEAVAKYSALHLKPAGLSLQYGTAGFRTKAGHLDHVMYRMGLLAVLRSRQTKSTIGVMVTASHNPEEDNGVKLVDPLGEMLTSAWEEYATRLANAEEQEIQSILTEICQKEAVKLHEHASVFIGRDTRHSSEKLSQSVIDGVSALGGQYHDYGLVTTPQLHYMVCCQNTQEDYGKATVEGYYQKLSKAFGELTKQASSSEDDQMCLKIDCANGIGALKLKEMERYLPKKLLIHLYNDGTKEKLNHLCGADFVKVHQKPPLGLEIKPNERCCSFDGDADRIVYYYNDTAGHFHLVDGDKIATLISTFIKELLIQVGQTLKMAVVQTAYANGSSTCYLEETMKVPVHCTKTGVKHLHHKAQEFDIGVYFEANGHGTVLFSKAAEEKIRHMAKEEKENQKREAAKMLENTIDLINQMSLYS, encoded by the exons ATGAATCCGGGAACTGGGGGGTTGAGCCGTCGGGCCGCGGAAAGCCACgtcggcagcagctggggctcgcGGCAG AACCTGCTGAGcgcccatggagtcggtgcctgggggagggcaggaaggtGGCAATACCCTGTCGTGCCACCCTCACCTCTGTGCCGCTGCTGGctgcagcgctgccttcagagctgggcccccggCCAGCACCCGCCGTTCCCTGGCCGGCCCACTCCGAAGGCAAGGGAAAAGGATGAGCAAGGGAAAATGAAGGATGTTTGTTCCTATTTCAAAAATTTGCTTGAATGGAGAACCAAAAAAGAGGTCATATCCAGGAAAACCTGGACATATG AAATGGATTTTGAGGCAGTTGCAAAGTACTCAGCATTACACCTGAAACCAGCTGGACTTAGCCTTCAGTATGGAACTGCTGGATTTCGTACCAAGGCAGGACATCTTGATCATGTCATGTATCGCATGGGTTTGCTGGCAGTACTAAGGTCCAGGCAGACCAAATCTACTATTGGAGTCATGGTTACAGCATCTCACAATCCTGAA GAAGACAATGGTGTAAAATTGGTCGATCCTCTGGGTGAAATGTTGACCTCTGCCTGGGAAGAATATGCTACACGCCTAGCTAATGCAGAAGAGCAAGAAATACAGAGCATACTGACTGAGATTTGCCAGAAAGAAGCAGTGAAACTGCACGAACATGCCTCAGTTTTTATTGGTAGAGACACCAG ACATAGCAGTGAGAAACTTTCACAGTCAGTAATAGATGGTGTATCTGCTCTAGGTGGTCAATATCATG ATTATGGTCTGGTGACAACACCACAGCTGCATTACATGGTCTGCTGTCAAAATACTCAAGAAGACTATGGGAAGGCAACAGTGGAAGGTTACTACCAGAAACTATCCAAAGCTTTTGGGGAGCTGACAAAACAA GCTTCCAGCTCTGAAGATGACCAGATGTGTCTGAAGATAGATTGTGCAAATGGTATAGGAGCCCTGAAACTAAAGGAAATGGAACGTTACCTTCCAAAGAAGCTGCTAATTCACCTATATAATGATGGAACCAAAGAGAAACTCAATCATTTATGCGGTGCAGACTTTGTGAAAGTTCATCAGAAACCTCCTCTAG GACTAGAAATCAAACCTAACGAAAGATGCTGCTCATTTGATGGAGATGCAGACAGAATTGTTTATTACTATAATGATACTGCTGGCCATTTTCATCTTGTGGATGGAGATAAAATAGCAACTTTAATTAGCACGTTCATTAAAGAACTTCTTATCCAG GTAGGACAAACTCTAAAGATGGCAGTGGTACAAACAGCATATGCTAATGGGAGCTCTACATGTTATCTTGAGGAAACCATGAAG GTGCCTGTTCATTGTACCAAAACAGGAGTAAAGCATTTACATCACAAGGCCCAGGAATTTGACATTGGAGTTTACTTTGAGGCAAATGGACATGGAACA GTATTATTTAGTAAAGCTGCTGAAGAGAAAATAAGACACATggcaaaagaagaaaaggagaatcAAAAAAGAGAAGCTGCGAAGATGCTTGAAAATACCATTGACCTGATTAATCAA ATGTCTTTATATTCATAG
- the RWDD2A gene encoding RWD domain-containing protein 2A → MAITMKECLELQLLEMEMLFSMFPNKGEISLQDKNALTYVQMYLKNIKEGLPPRIEYSISVDIDEPKVKVDLHVSLPHSYPHSAPQLFARSEALNRQNQLQLNKHLTSHISSLDSGELCVCAAVQWVRDNSASDFQNSDVSSETSPKEKAVKIIFHRMWIYSHHIYRQELKKKIFDCAKQLNLTGFCLTGKPGIICVEGLKENAEEFWHVIRYPNWKHISCKHVESMETEGNGEKLHLFHTFEDLQFQAHGDYGLRNDYHMDLGQFLEFLKQHQSEHIFQLLFGVEGKQSDN, encoded by the exons ATGGCTATCACGATGAAAGAATGTCTTGAACTTCAGCTGTTGGAAATGGAAATGCTCTTTTCAATGTTTCCTAATAAAGGAGAAATAAGCCTTCAGGACAAAAATGCTCTTACTTATGTGCAGAtgtatttgaaaaatataaaagaagGACTGCCACCGCGGATTGAATATTCAATTTCTGTTGATATTGATGAACCAAAG GTAAAAGTAGACTTGCATGTATCCTTGCCTCACAGCTACCCTCATTCAGCACCGCAACTATTTGCAAGATCAGAGGCACTAAACAGACAGAATCAACTGCAGCTCAATAAACATCTCACTTCTCACATCAGTTCTTTGGATTCAGGTGAACTGTGTGTATGTGCGGCTGTGCAGTGGGTACGAGACAACAGTGCATCTGATTTCCAAAACAGCGATGTCTCTTCTGAAACTTCTCCAAAAGAAAAGGcagtaaaaataatttttcatcgAATGTGGATCTATAGCCATCATATATATAGACaggaactgaaaaagaaaatctttgaTTGCGCGAAGCAATTAAATTTGACTGGTTTCTGCCTAACAGGGAAACCTGGTATCATCTGTGTGGAGGGGCTCAAAGAAAACGCTGAGGAGTTCTGGCATGTTATTAGATATCCTAACTGGAAACACATTTCCTGCAAACATGTTGAGAGTATGGAAACGGAAGGAAATGGGGAGAAGCTTCATCTCTTTCATACTTTTGAAGATTTACAGTTCCAGGCACATGGTGATTATGGACTGAGGAATGACTATCACATGGATCTTGGCCAATTCTTAGAATTCCTTAAACAGCATCAAAGTGAACATATTTTTCAATTATTATTTGGTGTTGAAGGCAAACAGTCAGACAATTAA